Proteins from a genomic interval of Plutella xylostella chromosome 24, ilPluXylo3.1, whole genome shotgun sequence:
- the LOC105390108 gene encoding zinc finger protein 93, which produces MCNSKHGTLIKKITGNFESDDDGDECKFDIIAEEKTSEEVLEDKVNFDDENQLDVNIKKETQDTNKILSNENDPVQEIVLRNEKKITVARKRKKSETLIKKIEPSYKVTEDLKCRVCSEVLPNVRVFHTHMNRHFPNHICETCGKGFLTEKRLKRHAPSHDKGPFECADCGAIFTNYNTCNSHRQRKHASVGLYKCPRCGERFRTFTRRARHLAAAHGTSTKYQCQLCPQSFLVSGNLSSHVRNTHRKERRHACARCPAAFFHKHELRAHGASHSGECDYHCDICGKSYPRKNALEVHKRTHTGDKPYGCDACGRRFTQKCTLTKHIKTHIREPGAPEKSSEEEMLPTLVVGADSLSFVLA; this is translated from the exons ATGTGCAATAGCAAGCATGGCACGTTGATCAAGAAAATAACTGGAAATTTTGAGTCAGACGATGATGGTGATGAATGCAAGTTTGATATAATTGCTGAAGAGAAAACCAGTGAAGAAGTACTTGAAGATAAAGTCAACTTTGATGATGAAAACCAATTAGATGTAAACATAAAGAAAGAAACACAagatacaaacaaaatattatcaaatGAGAATGATCCAGTACAAGAAATTGTACTAAGAAATGAAAAGAAAATCACAGTTGCGAGAAAGAGAAAGAAATCAGAGACCTTGATAAAGAAAATTGAACCTTCATACAAGGTTACAGAGGATTTGAAGTGCAGAGTTTGCTCGGAAGTGCTGCCGAATGTCCGAGTCTTCCACACACACATGAACAGACATTTCCCCAATCATATTTGTGAAACATGCGGTAAAG GTTTCCTCACTGAAAAACGGCTCAAGCGTCACGCGCCGTCGCACGACAAGGGCCCCTTCGAGTGCGCCGACTGTGGCGCCATCTTCACCAACTACAACACCTGCAACTCACACAG ACAACGCAAGCACGCGTCCGTGGGCCTGTACAAGTGCCCGCGCTGCGGCGAGCGCTTCCGCACGTTcacgcgccgcgcgcgccacCTGGCGGCCGCGCACGGAACTAGCACCAAGTACCAGTGCCAGCTGTGTCCGCAGAGCTTCCTTGTTAGCG GCAACCTGAGCTCGCACGTGCGCAACACGCACCGCAAGGAGCGGCGGCACGCGTGCGCGCGCTGCCCCGCCGCCTTCTTCCACAAGCACGAGTTGAGGGCGCACGGGGCGTCCCACTCCGGGGAGTGTGATTATCACTGCGATATTTGCGGGAAGAG TTACCCGAGAAAAAACGCGTTAGAAGTGCACAAACGCACGCACACTGGCGACAAACCGTACGGCTGTGACGCCTGCGGCAGGCGGTTCACGCAAAAATGCACTCTCACTAAACACATCAAGACTCACATTCGAGAGCCAGGGGCGCCGGAGAAATCCTCGGAAGAAGAGATGTTGCCAACGTTGGTTGTTGGCGCTGATTCGTTGAGCTTTGTGCTTGCGTGA
- the LOC105390107 gene encoding proteasome subunit alpha type-2 yields the protein MVHVFCEYKKQTILLRIFCVNFLTSCFVIMASERYSFSLTTFSPSGKLVQIEYALAAVAAGGTSVGIKASNGVVIATENKHKSILYDEHSVNKVEMITAHIGMVYSGMGPDYRLLVTSARKMAQQYYLMYHEPIPTAQLVQRVATVMQEYTQSGGVRPFGVSLLICGWDDGRPYLFQCDPSGAYFAWKATAMGKNFNNGKTFLEKRYTEDLELDDAVHTAILTLKEGFEGQMTADNIEVGICDASGFRRLEPAHVKDYLANIP from the exons ATGGTTCACGTATTCTgtgaatataaaaaacaaacaattttattacggATATtctgtgtaaattttttgacaAGTTGCTTTGTAATCATGGCGTCTGAGCGTTACAGTTTTTCGCTAACAacttttag TCCTTCTGGGAAATTAGTGCAAATTGAATATGCTTTAGCAGCAGTAGCGGCAGGCGGGACTTCCGTCGGCATCAAAG CATCCAATGGGGTCGTTATTGCAACTGAGAATAAGCACAAGAGCATCCTCTATGACGAGCACAGCGTCAACAAAGTGGAGATGATCACTGCCCATATCG GCATGGTGTACTCTGGCATGGGTCCCGACTACCGTCTGCTGGTCACATCGGCGAGGAAGATGGCCCAGCAGTACTATCTGATGTACCACGAGCCGATCCCCACGGCGCAGCTCGTGCAGCGAGTGGCTACTGTCATGCAGGAGTACACGCAGTCTGG AGGCGTGCGTCCGTTCGGCGTGTCCCTCCTGATCTGCGGGTGGGACGACGGGCGCCCGTACCTGTTCCAGTGCGACCCCTCCGGCGCCTACTTCGCGTGGAAGGCCACCGCCATGGGCAAGAACTTCAACAACGGGAAGACTTTCCTTGAGAAACg gTACACTGAAGACCTAGAGCTAGACGACGCGGTCCACACGGCCATTTTGACCCTGAAAGAAGGCTTCGAAGGTCAGATGACAGCAGACAACATCGAGGTGGGGATATGCGACGCCAGTGGCTTTAGGCGGCTAGAACCTGCGCATGTTAAGGACTACTTGGCCAACATCCCCTAA
- the LOC105390105 gene encoding uncharacterized protein LOC105390105, whose amino-acid sequence MLSNLRGVSPLSEAMSDGVLERSRAEKALITKTPTQSQGFLNRTSVMKNYSDKNGNDVSKSVHSGRKTFAFWTLVCLLFILAIGNLVLTFIILAVLRLGQGMESMEFLPEQNAIKLFGDADLEHVYKRDGLLESFRDVPMSIESENGSVLLNLQTRFSRADTKLSVNKSGVFVRGVSSVKVGAAGDPVFSTAAQEMNIPDGVNNLHAKMLSTKCIRSPVDEALSLRSESTAFLRGAEGTHMESKELYWSADQDIYLKSINGSVVLSGKEGVFVSVKDLPIALPASNDSKWYSQATGQFKVCVCMPQGKLFRIAVPDGQKVTCSHINMNNEFNPCV is encoded by the exons ATGTTATCGAACTTAAGGGGAGTGTCTCCCCTCTCCGAAGCCATGTCGGACGGCGTACTCGAGAGGAGTCGCGCCGAAAAAGCTCTCATCACGAAAACACCCACCCAAAGTCAGGGCTTTCTGAACCGTACCAGTGTTATGAAGAACTATTCGGATAAGAACGGCAACGATGTGAGCAAGAGCGTGCACTCCGGGCGGAAGACCTTCGCGTTTTGGACGCTCGTGTGTCTCCTCTTCATCCTTGCTATTGGGAACTTGGTTCTCACATTCATTATATTGGCGGTTCTCAGACTTGGACAAG GCATGGAAAGTATGGAGTTCCTTCCGGAGCAGAATGCCATCAAGCTGTTTGGCGACGCGGACCTGGAGCATGTTTACAAGCGAGACGGGCTGCTTGAGAGCTTCCGGGACGTCCCAATGAGCATCGAGAGTGAGAATGGCTCCGTGCTGCTGAATCTACAGACTAG ATTTTCCCGAGCGGACACGAAGTTGTCTGTCAACAAGTCCGGTGTGTTTGTCCGCGGCGTGAGCTCCGTGAAGGTGGGTGCCGCGGGGGACCCCGTGTTCAGCACCGCGGCGCAAGAGATGAACATACCTGACGGCGTCAACAATCTGCATGCTAAG ATGTTATCAACAAAATGCATCCGCTCCCCAGTCGACGAGGCCCTCTCCCTGCGCTCCGAGTCCACGGCCTTCCTGCGAGGGGCTGAGGGCACGCACATGGAGTCCAAGGAACTCTACTGGAGCGCTGACCAAGACATCTACCTCAAATCCATCAACGGATCTGTCGTCCTCAGCGGAAAAGAAGGCGTTTTCGTCAGTGTCAAAGATCTGCCTATAGCGTTGCCGGCTAGTAATGATTCTAAGTGGTACAGTCAAGCGACTGGGCAGTTTAAAGTGTGCGTGTGTATGCCTCAAGGGAAGCTGTTTAGGATCGCGGTGCCGGATGGACAGAAAGTCACGTGTTCGCATATTAATATGAACAATGAGTTTAATCCATGTGTTTAG